Part of the Streptomyces sp. NBC_00457 genome, GACGCCGGGAGCGAGCCGTTCGACGGACCAGCTGCCGGGCGCGACCAGGATGCTGCGTCCGCCGGAGGCGTCGGTCGCGGCGTACAGCTGGGTCTGTTGACGTGCTGTCAGCAAGTCGGGGTCGGCCACGAGGAGGGTGGTGTCCGGGCCGGCGGCGGTGCGGGCCTCGTCCGTGGTGGTGACCACGCGCGTGGACACGCCGCGGTCGGCGAGCAGTTCGGCGACGGCGCGGCTGCCGTAGGGGTCGGCGGAGCGTGGGTCGAGTCGGCCGTGCCGGGCGTCGGACTGGATCACGGCGATCGCGATGGCACCGACCAGGAGCAGCACGAGAGCGAGCAGGACGCCTCGCGTGCGGGTCCACACCTGACGGGTGGTGGGAGAGGCCGAGGTGGACGGGAGCGTGGCCTCAGCGGTCATTCGGCGGCTCCCTGGCGGGCGTTCTGGGCCGCGCTGTGGGCGCTGCTGGCGAGCACCGGTTTGGTGCGCTCCAGGTTGCGGTCGAGTTCGGCGATGCGGTGGTACGACTGCTCGGTTGCCGCGCGTCCTCCGTATGTCACGTCGTCGAAGTCACGGGCGGCTGCGCTCAGCCGGTCGGCAGCGGAGGGCAGGGCGCTGCCCGCTTCCGCGGCGGCCTCGTCGGCGGTGCGGCCGGGGCGGACGTCGAGGAGGGCGCGTTCCTCCAGGGAGCGGACGATGGCCCGCATGCGTTCTTGGACGGCCTGGTTCCAGTGGCCCTGTGCGGCCTGTGCCTCGGCGGCGGCGCGATGCTCGGCGGCGCTGCGGGGGCGGTCGTCGAACAGGGCGGCGGAGGAGACCGGTGCTCGATGCGGTGTGCCCAGGCGCCACCACAGGGCAGCCAGGGCTGCTAGGACGACCAGGATGACGACGACCAGGCCGAGCGTCCCCCCAGGAGTGGCGGCAGAGGCGGCGCCGAACAGCTTGCCGACCCAGTCCCAGAATGCGTTCAGCGCCCGCTCGAACAGGCTGGGGTCGTTCTCGTGGTACATGCCTTTGGACAGCTCGCGCCGAGCCGCCTCCCGCGCCGGGTCGCGCGGGATGGTCAAAGGCGGCTCGTCGTCGGAGCGCGACAGGGCCGAGGCATCACCGGCGCGCAGCAGCGCCCGTGCGGCCATGTCGGCGACGCGCTCCGGTACGACCGTGAGGACTCCCCCCGCCAAGCTCACCGCATCAGCTCCCCGGGGTGGGGCCGGGGGCGCCTGTGCCGTAGTCCTGTACGCCGGCCGCGCGGGCCAGCTCGAGGTCGAGGGCCTCTCGGCGGATGCGCTGGTCGATGTAGAGGAGCACGGCGACGCCGGCTGTGATCGGGAAAGTGATCATGGAGCCGATCACCGCCCCGACCCCGCTGACGATGAGGAAGGTCCAGCCGAGGTCGCTGCCGCCGGTGTCGAGGAAGTTGCTCATGCCGCCACCGCTGACCGCCGCACCCAGGAAGGTGAAGGGGATGACGACGATCGACGCCACGATGTTCGCGATGATCGTGGCGAGCAGCTGGATGCCGAAGACGCGCCACCAGGAGCCGCGGACCAGTTTCGCGGAGCGGCTCATCGACTTCACGATGCTCTGCTTCTCCAGCATCAGCGCCGGCGAGGCGAGGGAGAAGCGGATCATCAGCCACAGGGCGACCACGCCCGCGGCGAGGCTGCCCAGGATGGCGAGGGCGGCACCGGCGGCACCGGCACCAGCCGCGGCCACGATGATGCCGGGCGTCGCGCCGCCGAGGATCACGCCGAAGGCGATGAGCAGCAGCAGGAAGATCAGGCCGAACAGCTTTGGCATCTGCGGACGGGCGTCGCGCCAGGCCTCGCCGGTGGTCACGGACTTGCCGAGCACTGCCCGGCTGGTGACGGTCGTGAGCAGGGCGGTCGCGGCGATGGTACCGATCAGGGAGACCAGGAAGACGACGCTCGTGCTGAGCATGGTGTCGCCCAGGGCGCGGGTCAGCTCGTCGAGGCTGGCACTCGGATCGTTGAGGGCCTCGGTGCTGGCGCGGTCGTTCAGGACGAAGCCCTGGAGCAGGATGACGATGATCTCCGTGATGACGGCGACGGTCAGCGCGATGCCCAGAACCGTGCGCCAGTAGGTGCGCATGGTGGAGACAGCGCCGTCGAGGATCTCGCCCACGCCGAGCGGGCGGAGCGGGATCACGCCGGGCTTGGCCGCGGGCGGGGGACCGCCCCAGCCGCCGCCCCAGCCGCTGTATCCGCCGGGAGCGCCAGGGCCTCCGTAGCCTCCTCCGTAGCCGCCAGGGCTGACGGGAGGCCGGCTGCCCCAGCCAGGGCCGGGCGGAGGCGGTGGCGGGGCCTGGCCGGGGCCGGTCGCCGGTCCGGTGGGTGCCGACCACTGGGCAGGTGGCGGCTGTTCCTTGGACCACTTCGAGCCGGGGCCCGTCGCATCCGGACCCGGCTGGGCCGCGGGCTGTTCGGGGCCGGGCCGGTCGGCGGGTTCGGCAGGGCCCGATGGACCGGGCTGCTGTCCGTCGGACGGGGCAGATCCGGGCGAGGCCCAGCCCGGAGTGTCGTTCATCGTCGCTCCTTCACGGTGCCCATTCCGCGGTCGCGGCGGCAGGTTGGCAGCCATCGTGCCATGGGGTGGTCGACGAGTGACCGGCCGCGGTCTGGGGTGGACACCTTCAATTGTCCGCCGGGTAAGGGGCAGACTGACCGCATGGCTGATCAGCACGCGCAATCCGGCGAGGACAACCAGTCGACCGAGATACCGGCGATCCGGTGGGAAGAGCCGCCCGAAGGCCCGGTGGTGGTCCTTCTCGACCAGACGAGGCTGCCGGTCGAGGAGGTCGAACTGGTGTGTACGGATGCATCCGCGCTGGTGGAGGCGATCCGTTCGCTCGCCGTGCGCGGGGCGCCACTGCTGGGTGTCGCGGGGGCGTACGGGGTCGCGCTCGCCGCCGCGCGCGGGTTCGACGTGGCCGACGCCGCGAGCGCGCTGGCGAGCGCCCGGCCCACCGCGGTGAACCTCGCCGGCGGAGTGCGCCGGGCCGAGGCCGCGTACCGGGCGGAGCTCGGCAGGAGTGGTGATCCGGAGCAGTCCGCCCGGGCGGCGCTGGCCGCGGCGCGTGCGCTGCACCAGGAGGACGCCGAAGCCAGTGCGCGGATGGCCGAGAAGGGGCTGGCGCTGCTGGACGAGCTGCTGCCCGGCGGTGGGCACAGGATCCTCACACACTGCAACACCGGGCGGTTGGTGTCGGGTGGTGAGGGGACGGCGTTCGCGGTGGCGCTCGCCGCGCATAGGTCCGGCCGACTGCGGCGGCTGTGGGTGGACGAGACGCGTCCGCTGCTGCAGGGCGCTCGGCTGACGGCGTACGAGGCGGCGCGCAGCGGCATGTCGTACACCTTGCTGACCGACAACGCGGCGGGGTCGCTGTTCGCGGCCGGGGAGGTGGACGCGGTGCTGATCGGGGCGGACCGTATCGCGGCCGACGGTTCGGTGGCGAACAAGGTGGGGAGCTATCCGCTCGCGGTGCTCGCGCGCTACCACCATGTGCCGTTCATCGTGGTGGCGCCGGTGACGACGGTGGATCCGGACACGCCGGACGGAGCGTCCATCGAGGTCGAGCAGCGGGCCGGCCATGAGGTGACCGAGGTGACGGCGCCCCAGGTGCCGGTGGCCGGAGCGGAGGCGGGAGGCGGGATTCCGGTGGCGCCGCTGGGGACACAGGCGTACAACCCGGCGTTCGATGTGACCCCGCCCGAGCTGGTGACGGCGATCGTCACTGAGGAGGGCGCTGTTTCACCTGTGACGGCTGAGGCCCTGGCAGAGCTGTGTGCCAGGTCTCGAGAGGTCACGCTCAGTTGACGGGATGTTCTGCGATCCTGTGAGGAAGGGCGGTCTGGATCCCGTTCACGTTCGGGTCTTGAAGGGGGCCGCTGGCCCAAGGCAGACAGTGACGGTTGGATACGACTATCGTCACGGGCCAGTGACGTGCCTCACCAGTACCTTCGCCAATGTTACGAGAATGGGATGATGTCGTTTATGAAGGGACGAGTCCTTGTCGTCGACGACGACACCGCACTTGCCGAGATGCTCGGCATTGTGCTGCGTGGTGAAGGTTTTGAGCCGTCTTTTGTGGCCGACGGCGACAAGGCGCTGGCTGCTTTCCGTGAGACCAAGCCCGACCTGGTGCTGCTCGACCTGATGCTGCCCGGTCGGGACGGCATCGAGGTGTGCCGCCTGATCAGGGCGGAGTCGGGTGTGCCGATCGTGATGCTGACGGCGAAGAGTGACACGGTCGATGTCGTCGTGGGCCTGGAGTCGGGCGCGGACGACTACATCGTGAAGCCGTTCAAGCCGAAGGAGCTGGTCGCCCGGATCCGGGCGCGGCTGCGGAGGTCGGAAGAGCCGGCGCCCGAGCAGCTTGCCATCGGTGACCTGGTCATCGATGTGGCCGGTCACTCTGTGAAGCGGGACGGGCAGTCGATCGCGCTGACGCCGCTGGAGTTCGATCTGCTGGTGGCGCTGGCCCGTAAGCCGTGGCAGGTGTTCACTCGTGAGGTTCTGCTCGAGCAGGTGTGGGGCTACCGGCACGCGGCCGACACGCGCCTTGTCAACGTGCATGTGCAGCGGCTGCGGTCCAAGGTCGAGAAGGACCCGGAGCGGCCGGAGATCGTGGTGACTGTCCGTGGTGTCGGTTACAAGGCCGGGCCGAGCTGACATGTCCGGGGACAGTGCCGCTTCGGCGCCCGGCAAGCCCGGGGGCCGCGCGGGGCGGCCTGTCGGCCGGAAGGCTGCGGGCTCCCGCTGGGGGCGTTTCCTGGAGGGCGGGCTGCTGCAGGGTGGAGTCCAGGGCAGCCCGGTGCTGCGCCTGTTCATGCGCTGGGTGCGTCGGCCGCTGCTGCCCGTCATGCGGCTGTGGCGGCGCAACATCCAGCTCAAGGTCGTCGTCACGACGCTGCTGATGTCGCTGGGCGTGGTCCTGCTGCTCGGCTTCGTCGTCATCGGGCAGGTGCGCAACGGCCTGCTGGACGCCAAGGTGAAGGCCTCGCAGAGCCAGGCCACCGGTGGTTTCGCGGTCGCCAAGCAGAACGCCGAGGAGACGGCCAGCGGCACCGTGGACGACGCCACCACGGCGGACGGCCGTCCCGCGCAGAACGTCATCGAATGGATGAGCGATCTGGTGTCCTCGCTGTCCAGCGGCGGCCAGGGCGCCTTCGACGTCGTCACGCTCCCGGCGGGTAACGACACCGGCGGTGGGCGCGGACCGCGCGCCTCGGGTTACGTCGACCCGTTCGCCAGCGTGCCCGAGGAACTGCGTGAACGCGTCGACACCAGCCCCGCGGCGGCCCAGAGTTACACCCGCATCATCTACAACACCGACAAGGAGTCCCAGCCGGCCCTGGTCATCGGCAAGCAGGTCGACGACCCGAACCGCGACCCGTACCAGCTGTACTACCTCTTCCCGCTGACGCAGGAGGAGAAGTCGCTGAGCCTGGTCAAGGGGACGCTGGCGACGGCCGGGCTGTTCGTGGTCGTTCTCCTCGGGGCCATTGCCTGGCTGGTGGTACGCCAGGTCGTCACCCCCGTTCGGATGGCCGCGGGCATCGCAGAGCGGCTGTCCGCGGGGCGCCTGCAGGAACGTATGAAGGTCACCGGCGAGGACGACATCGCGCGGCTCGGCGAGGCCTTCAACAAGATGGCGCAGAACCTGCAGCTGAAGATCCAGCAGCTGGAGGACCTGTCGCGGATGCAGCGGCGGTTCGTGTCCGATGTCTCGCACGAGCTGCGGACGCCGCTGACGACCGTGCGGATGGCCGCCGACGTGATCCACGAGGCGCGGGAGGACTTCGACCCCGTGACCGCGCGATCGGCGGAGCTGCTGGCCGACCAGTTGGACCGGTTCGAGTCGCTGCTCGCGGATCTGCTGGAGATCAGCCGCTTCGACGCGGGCGCGGCGGCGCTGGAGGCCGAGCCGATAGACCTCAGGGAGGTCGTACGGCGGGTCGTCAGCGGTGCCGAGCCGCTCGCGGAGCGCAAGGGCACACACATACGGGTCGTCGGCGACCAGCAGCCCGTCGTCGCGGAGGCGGACGCCAGGCGGGTGGAGCGTGTCCTGCGCAACCTCATCGTCAACGCCGTGGAGCACGGCGAGGGCAAGGACGTCATCGTCAAGCTCGCCGCGGCGGGCGGGGCGGTCGCTGTCGCGGTGCGTGACTACGGAGTCGGGCTCAAGCCCGGCGAGGCGACTCGCGTGTTCAGCCGGTTCTGGCGGGCCGACCCGGCACGCGCGCGTACCACCGGTGGTACGGGGCTGGGGCTGTCGATCGCCCTGGAGGACGCGCGGCTGCACGGGGGCTGGTTGCAGGCATGGGGTGAGCCGGGCGGCGGCTCGCAGTTCCGGCTGACGCTGCCGAGGACCGCGGACGAGCCGCTGCGGGGCTCCCCGATACCGCTGGAGCCGAAGGACTCGCGACGCAATCGCGGACTTGACGACGCCGGACTGCCGCACGGCGGTGCCGAGAAGAGCGCGACCGTGCCGGCGCAGCCGGCGGGCGAGCAGGGGGCGTCAATGTCGATCACACCGCGGATGGCCTCCGTGGCGCCGACGGCGGACCCGACGGCGCTGCCCGGCAACGGCGCGCGCGTGGTGCCCCGGCCGACTTCAGGCACCCGACGACAGGACGACACGCCGGCTGCGGACGGGCCGCGCGGCGTGTCCTCGGACCGTGCGGATGCCGGGTCGCAGGACGTGGAACAGCAAGGGGAGGCATTTCGTGGGCGCTGACCGCGAGGGGGGCGCGCGGCGTCGACCGGTGCGCGCGGTGGCGTACGCCGTCTGTGGCGGCGTACTGCTGGCCGGATGCGCCTCGATGCCCGACAGCGGGGATCTGCGCGGCGTCGAATCCACACCCCGCCAGGACACACAAGTGCGGGTCTTCGCGATGCCGCCCTCCGAGGGCGCTCAGCCCCAGCAGATCGTGGACGGCTTCATGGAGGCGCTGACCAGCGACGATCCGCGCTATGAGACGGCGCGCAAGTACCTGACCGCAAGGGCCGCCAAGACGTGGCAGCCGGAGATGTCCACGACGGTGCTCGCGAGCGCGCCCGACACCACGCCCGACCCGGGGCCCCGCGACGACAGTGACTACTTCTCCTTCACGCTCACCGGTACCAAGGTCGCCGCGGTGGACAGACAGCAGGCGTATGAGCCCGCGCGCGGGAACTACAGCCAGACGGTGTACCTCGTGCGGGAGGAGAAGACCAAGCAGTGGCGCATCGACGGCCTGCCGCCGGGCGTCGTCATGGGCAGGTCGGACTTCCAGCGCAACTACATGTCCGTCGACAAGTACTTCCTCGCCTCGAACACCGCGGCCGGGACGGTCGTGCAGCAGCCTGCGGCGGTCGCGGATCCGGTGTACGTACGACGGCATGTCGACCCGATGACGCAGATGGTGCGCTCCCTGCTCAACGGGCCCACCAGGTGGCTCAAGCCGGTCGTCAGGTCGAGCTTCCCGACCGGTACGGCGCTGAAGGGCACCACGCCGTTGACGCCGGACGACCAGAACAAGCTGACCGTGCCGTTGAACGAGAAGGCCGCACGGGTCGGGACGAGCACGTGCAACGAGATGGCGACCCAGATCCTCTTCACCCTGCAGAACCTGACTCCCGCCGTCGACGAGGTCGAGCTGAAGTCGGGCGACACCCAGCTGTGCACGCTGACCGAGGACAGCGCCGACGGGGTCGCCGCGCGCGGTGAGGTGAGGCGTACCGAGTACCTGTACTTCGTCGACGGCAAGAAGCGGCTCGTGCGGATGGCGGCCGACAGCAGCGACAAGCAATCCGAAGCGGTGCCGGGTGCGCTGGGCGAGGGTGACGTAGAGCTGCGGTCGGTGGCGGTCGCCCGCGACGAGAGCAGGGCGGCCGCCGTATCCGCGGACGGCAAGTCCTTGTACGTCGGATCGATGGTGGCGAGCGGTTCCCTCGGGGAGGCCGTGCTGCGCAGCGCGGGCGGCTCGGTGGAGGACCGCTTGACGACGCCGAGCTGGGACAGCCAGGGCGATCTGTGGGTGGCCGACCAGAACCCCGACAACTCCAGGCTGCTGATGCTGGAGGACGGCGCGGGCGAGCCGATCGTGGTGAACACGCCGGAGCTGGGCGGCCGTATCGAATCCGTCCGCGTGGCCTCCGACGGGGTGCGGATCGCGCTCGTCGTCGACAAGGGCGGCAAGCAGTCCCTGCTCATCGGGCGGATCGAGCGGAGCGGGAAGGTGGGCGAGAGCCAGGCCGTCTCGGTCTCCGGACTGCATTCCGCGGCACCGGAGTTGGAAGAGATCACCGCCATGTCGTGGGCCGGCGACAGCCGACTGGTGGTCGTCGGGCGCGAGGAGGGCGGCGTGCAGCAGATGCGGTATGCCGCCGTCGACGGCTCCACCCCTGAAGGGCCGGCGCCCGCCGCTCTGACCGGCGTGAAGGAGATCGCCGCGTCCGAGGACGAGCGGCTGCCGCTCGTGGCGTACTCGGAGGACGGGATCGTGCGCCTGCCGACCGGGGCCCAGTGGCAGAAGGTGATCGCGGAGGGCTCGGCGCCGGTTTATCCGGGGTGAGGCTTCGGGGCGCTGCGGTTCTCCCTCCGCGCGCTCTCCGATGCTGCGGCCGCATGCTCCGGTGCTGCGCACGGTTCCGCGATACGGCCGTCCAGTCGGCGTCCGCAGTTATCCACAGCGCGTTATCCACAGGGGTGGCCGCGTGGCGCGGGTGTTGGCACAGTGGTGGGCATGCGGGGGTGGTGGCAGGACCTCACCGACCTGGTGCTGCCGGCCGAGTGCGGAGGCTGCGGTCGGCCTCGTACGGTGCTCTGCCCGGAGTGCCGTACGGCGCTGAGCGGGGCCGTACCGCGCCGGGTGCGGCCGGTGCCGGAGCCGCCCGGGCTGCCGACCGTGCACGCGGCCGCCCGGTACGCGGACGAGGTGCGTGCGGTGCTGCTCGCTCACAAGGAACGGGGCGCGCTGGCGCTCACGGCACCGTTGGGCATGGCCTTGGCAGGGGCTGTGCGGGCGGGGCTGACCAGCGACCAGGCATCGGACAGCCGGCCTGTGCTGCTTGTTCCCGTGCCCTCCGCGCGTGGGGCGGTGCGGGCTCGGGGGCATGATCCGGCTCGGCGGATCGCACTCGCCGCCGCGGGGGAGTTGCGGCGGGGCGGAGTGCCGGCGCGGGTGGTCGCCGTGCTGCGGCAGCGAAGGGCCGTGGCCGACCAGGCGGGGCTCAACTCCCGGCAGCGGCTGGACAATCTCGCGGGCGCGCTGGCGGTGGCGTCCGCAGGGGCAGGTCTGCTCACCGCGGGCCCGGTCGTGCTCGTCGACGACCTGATGACGACGGGCGCCTCCCTGACGGAGGCGGCGCGAGCCGTGCGGGCGGCGGCAGCGGCAGTGGCCGCATGCGGACGTACAGACGTAACGGCTGGGTACAGCGGGGCAGAGGGGCCGGAAACGTACACAAGAAGGACTACGGCGGTGTATGCCGCGGCGCCTCGGGAAAGGACAGAGGAACGAAGGACTGGATCAATGGACGAGGCAGTGGACCGAAGGCACGGAGTGCCAGGAATGGCGGGCCCGCGCCGGGCCGGTGACAAGGTCTGCGCAGCTGTGGTCGCGGCCTCGCCGGATTCTTTCGAAATAAACCGGAACTGGCTGTGAACGCGCATCGTTGCAGGTTATGAGAGGAGCAATTCACCTGAGTGGAGGTACGCCGCGGTAGAGGGTGACGACATCCGTCCAGGCGAGATATGTTCGGTTGTGAGGGAAAGGCCCAGGCCATACCTCGCATATCGAATGCCGTGCCGCGGGTTTTGCGCAATCACCGGGCCGGCGGGGTGGAGATCTTGCCCGCGGGGGAGGAGGAGGTGAACGTCACCGAGTCCGAGGTTCCGGCCTCACCGGAGCCTGATGCAAGAGGGAGATGCTCCGCCACTGAAGCGGAGCGATCCGGGAACGGAGTTCTGCGTGGACATCGTCGTCAAGGGCCGCAAGACCGAGGTGCCCGAGCGGTTCCGCAAGCACGTGGCCGAGAAGCTGAAGCTGGAGAAGATCCAGAAGCTCGATGGCAAGGTGATCAGCCTCGACGTCGAGGTGTCCAAGGAGCCGAACCCGCGACAGGCCGACCGATCGGATCGAGTGGAGATCACGCTCCGCTCCCGCGGTCCGGTGATCCGGGCGGAGGCGGCGGCCAGCGATCCGTATGCGGCACTCGACCTGGCGGCGGAGAAGCTGGATGCCCGGCTGCGCAAGCAGCACGACAAGCGCCACACACGTCGGGGCGCGCGACGGCTCACGGCAGCCGAGGTCCCCGACCACGTTCCGGGCGCGGCGACGCTCAACGGGAACGGCCACACCGTCCACGACGAAGACTCGGACGGCGTGCCCGTCAAGAAGATCGGCTCGCTGGAAGTGAAGGGTGAAGGCCCCCTCGTAGTCCGCGAGAAGACCCACGTCGCCTCTCCGATGACCCTCGACCAGGCCCTCTACGAGATGGAACTGGTCGGGCACGACTTCTATCTGTTCGTCGACTCCGAGACGAAGGAGCCGAGCGTCGTCTACCGGCGGCACGCATACGACTACGGCGTCATCCACCTCAACACCGACCCGATGGTGGCCCAGGCGCAGTCCCCCGCGGCAGGCGGCACGCTGGGTGGCTGACCCATCCGGCCGGCACATCTGACGGTGCCCCTGGAGCGTGTATGCGCCCCCAGGGGCACCCGCGTGCGACCACTTCGCGCCCCGCTCTGTCACCTCAGTGTCGTCCGGGCATGGAATCATGGCCGGACCGGCCCAACCGGTGGGCCGTTGCCTTGGGTTGGCGATGGCACAGGACCAGCCACAGCCTTCAGGGGGAGGAACGATGGCGGACAGCTTCGGACCGATGCATGACGGAGACGCCGACGACGGCGTCGCCGGCATGGGCCCGGACACGGGCTCACCACGTAAGGAGCCGATCCGCGTCCTGGTCGTGGACGACCACGCTCTCTTCCGTCGTGGTCTGGAGATCGTGCTCGCGGCCGAGGAGGACATCCAGGTCGTCGGGGAGGCGGGTGACGGCGCGGAGGCCGTCGACAAGGCCGCCGATCTGCTGCCGGACATCGTCCTGATGGACGTACGGATGCCCAAGCGGGGCGGGATCGAGGCGTGCACCTCGATCAAGGAAGTGGCCCCCAGTGCCAAAATCATCATGCTGACCATCAGCGATGAGGAAGCCGATCTCTACGAGGCCATCAAGGCGGGCGCGACCGGTTATCTCCTCAAGGAGATCTCGACGGACGAGGTGGCCACCGCCATTCGCGCGGTGGCCGACGGGCAGTCGCAGATCAGCCCTTCCATGGCGTCGAAGCTGCTGACCGAGTTCAAGTCGATGATCCAGCGGACCGACGAGCGCCGGCTGGTGCCTGCGCCGCGGCTTACGGACCGCGAGCTGGAAGTGCTCAAGCTCGTCGCCACGGGGATGAACAACCGCGATATCGCCAAGGAGTTGTTCATCTCCGAGAACACCGTGAAGAACCATGTGCGCAACATCCTGGAGAAGCTGCAGCTGCACTCCAGGATGGAAGCGGTCGTGTATGCGATGCGGGAGAAGATCCTCGAGATCCGCTGACGATCACGCCAGTATGCGGGTGAGTTCCCTTGTGAGGGGCTCGCGCAGTTCCGGGGCGTCCACGCGCTCCACGCGTACGTCCGTGCAGTCGACCCAGCTTGCCGCCTCGGCCAGGGCCTGGGCGACGGCCGGGACTGCTTTCGGGCCGTCCAGGGTGACCTGCTTGGCCACCAGGGTGCGGCCGTCGCGGGCCGGGTCGACGCGGCCGACGAGGCGGCCTCCTGCCAGGACCGGCATCGCGAAATAGCCGTACACGCGCTTCGGCTTGGGGACGTAGGCCTCCAGGCGGTGGGTGAAGCCGAAGATCCGCTCGGTGCGTGCCCGTTCCCAGATCAGTGAGTCGAAGGGGGACAGGAGCGTGGTGCGGTGGCGGCTGCGTGGAGGGGTCTCCAGGGCCGCCGGGTCGGCCCAGGCCGGTTTGCCCCAGCCCTCGACCGTGACCGGGACCAGGCCCGACTCGGCGATCACCGCATCGACCTGGTCGCCCTTGAGGCGGTGGTAGTCGGCGATGTCCGCGCGGGTGCCGACGCCCAGGGACTGGCCGGCGAGGCGGACCAGTCTGCGGAGGCACTCGGTGTCGTCGAGGTCGTCGTGCAGCAGGGTGTCCGGGATCGCGCGTTCGGCCAGGTCGT contains:
- the mtnA gene encoding S-methyl-5-thioribose-1-phosphate isomerase; the protein is MADQHAQSGEDNQSTEIPAIRWEEPPEGPVVVLLDQTRLPVEEVELVCTDASALVEAIRSLAVRGAPLLGVAGAYGVALAAARGFDVADAASALASARPTAVNLAGGVRRAEAAYRAELGRSGDPEQSARAALAAARALHQEDAEASARMAEKGLALLDELLPGGGHRILTHCNTGRLVSGGEGTAFAVALAAHRSGRLRRLWVDETRPLLQGARLTAYEAARSGMSYTLLTDNAAGSLFAAGEVDAVLIGADRIAADGSVANKVGSYPLAVLARYHHVPFIVVAPVTTVDPDTPDGASIEVEQRAGHEVTEVTAPQVPVAGAEAGGGIPVAPLGTQAYNPAFDVTPPELVTAIVTEEGAVSPVTAEALAELCARSREVTLS
- the mtrA gene encoding two-component system response regulator MtrA, which encodes MMSFMKGRVLVVDDDTALAEMLGIVLRGEGFEPSFVADGDKALAAFRETKPDLVLLDLMLPGRDGIEVCRLIRAESGVPIVMLTAKSDTVDVVVGLESGADDYIVKPFKPKELVARIRARLRRSEEPAPEQLAIGDLVIDVAGHSVKRDGQSIALTPLEFDLLVALARKPWQVFTREVLLEQVWGYRHAADTRLVNVHVQRLRSKVEKDPERPEIVVTVRGVGYKAGPS
- a CDS encoding DUF4129 domain-containing protein, with the translated sequence MSLAGGVLTVVPERVADMAARALLRAGDASALSRSDDEPPLTIPRDPAREAARRELSKGMYHENDPSLFERALNAFWDWVGKLFGAASAATPGGTLGLVVVILVVLAALAALWWRLGTPHRAPVSSAALFDDRPRSAAEHRAAAEAQAAQGHWNQAVQERMRAIVRSLEERALLDVRPGRTADEAAAEAGSALPSAADRLSAAARDFDDVTYGGRAATEQSYHRIAELDRNLERTKPVLASSAHSAAQNARQGAAE
- the mtrB gene encoding MtrAB system histidine kinase MtrB; its protein translation is MSGDSAASAPGKPGGRAGRPVGRKAAGSRWGRFLEGGLLQGGVQGSPVLRLFMRWVRRPLLPVMRLWRRNIQLKVVVTTLLMSLGVVLLLGFVVIGQVRNGLLDAKVKASQSQATGGFAVAKQNAEETASGTVDDATTADGRPAQNVIEWMSDLVSSLSSGGQGAFDVVTLPAGNDTGGGRGPRASGYVDPFASVPEELRERVDTSPAAAQSYTRIIYNTDKESQPALVIGKQVDDPNRDPYQLYYLFPLTQEEKSLSLVKGTLATAGLFVVVLLGAIAWLVVRQVVTPVRMAAGIAERLSAGRLQERMKVTGEDDIARLGEAFNKMAQNLQLKIQQLEDLSRMQRRFVSDVSHELRTPLTTVRMAADVIHEAREDFDPVTARSAELLADQLDRFESLLADLLEISRFDAGAAALEAEPIDLREVVRRVVSGAEPLAERKGTHIRVVGDQQPVVAEADARRVERVLRNLIVNAVEHGEGKDVIVKLAAAGGAVAVAVRDYGVGLKPGEATRVFSRFWRADPARARTTGGTGLGLSIALEDARLHGGWLQAWGEPGGGSQFRLTLPRTADEPLRGSPIPLEPKDSRRNRGLDDAGLPHGGAEKSATVPAQPAGEQGASMSITPRMASVAPTADPTALPGNGARVVPRPTSGTRRQDDTPAADGPRGVSSDRADAGSQDVEQQGEAFRGR
- a CDS encoding glycerophosphoryl diester phosphodiesterase membrane domain-containing protein, with the translated sequence MNDTPGWASPGSAPSDGQQPGPSGPAEPADRPGPEQPAAQPGPDATGPGSKWSKEQPPPAQWSAPTGPATGPGQAPPPPPPGPGWGSRPPVSPGGYGGGYGGPGAPGGYSGWGGGWGGPPPAAKPGVIPLRPLGVGEILDGAVSTMRTYWRTVLGIALTVAVITEIIVILLQGFVLNDRASTEALNDPSASLDELTRALGDTMLSTSVVFLVSLIGTIAATALLTTVTSRAVLGKSVTTGEAWRDARPQMPKLFGLIFLLLLIAFGVILGGATPGIIVAAAGAGAAGAALAILGSLAAGVVALWLMIRFSLASPALMLEKQSIVKSMSRSAKLVRGSWWRVFGIQLLATIIANIVASIVVIPFTFLGAAVSGGGMSNFLDTGGSDLGWTFLIVSGVGAVIGSMITFPITAGVAVLLYIDQRIRREALDLELARAAGVQDYGTGAPGPTPGS
- a CDS encoding ComF family protein encodes the protein MRGWWQDLTDLVLPAECGGCGRPRTVLCPECRTALSGAVPRRVRPVPEPPGLPTVHAAARYADEVRAVLLAHKERGALALTAPLGMALAGAVRAGLTSDQASDSRPVLLVPVPSARGAVRARGHDPARRIALAAAGELRRGGVPARVVAVLRQRRAVADQAGLNSRQRLDNLAGALAVASAGAGLLTAGPVVLVDDLMTTGASLTEAARAVRAAAAAVAACGRTDVTAGYSGAEGPETYTRRTTAVYAAAPRERTEERRTGSMDEAVDRRHGVPGMAGPRRAGDKVCAAVVAASPDSFEINRNWL
- a CDS encoding LpqB family beta-propeller domain-containing protein, with amino-acid sequence MGADREGGARRRPVRAVAYAVCGGVLLAGCASMPDSGDLRGVESTPRQDTQVRVFAMPPSEGAQPQQIVDGFMEALTSDDPRYETARKYLTARAAKTWQPEMSTTVLASAPDTTPDPGPRDDSDYFSFTLTGTKVAAVDRQQAYEPARGNYSQTVYLVREEKTKQWRIDGLPPGVVMGRSDFQRNYMSVDKYFLASNTAAGTVVQQPAAVADPVYVRRHVDPMTQMVRSLLNGPTRWLKPVVRSSFPTGTALKGTTPLTPDDQNKLTVPLNEKAARVGTSTCNEMATQILFTLQNLTPAVDEVELKSGDTQLCTLTEDSADGVAARGEVRRTEYLYFVDGKKRLVRMAADSSDKQSEAVPGALGEGDVELRSVAVARDESRAAAVSADGKSLYVGSMVASGSLGEAVLRSAGGSVEDRLTTPSWDSQGDLWVADQNPDNSRLLMLEDGAGEPIVVNTPELGGRIESVRVASDGVRIALVVDKGGKQSLLIGRIERSGKVGESQAVSVSGLHSAAPELEEITAMSWAGDSRLVVVGREEGGVQQMRYAAVDGSTPEGPAPAALTGVKEIAASEDERLPLVAYSEDGIVRLPTGAQWQKVIAEGSAPVYPG
- the hpf gene encoding ribosome hibernation-promoting factor, HPF/YfiA family; translated protein: MDIVVKGRKTEVPERFRKHVAEKLKLEKIQKLDGKVISLDVEVSKEPNPRQADRSDRVEITLRSRGPVIRAEAAASDPYAALDLAAEKLDARLRKQHDKRHTRRGARRLTAAEVPDHVPGAATLNGNGHTVHDEDSDGVPVKKIGSLEVKGEGPLVVREKTHVASPMTLDQALYEMELVGHDFYLFVDSETKEPSVVYRRHAYDYGVIHLNTDPMVAQAQSPAAGGTLGG